The proteins below are encoded in one region of Homo sapiens chromosome 2, GRCh38.p14 Primary Assembly:
- the RAB6C gene encoding ras-related protein Rab-6C, with amino-acid sequence MSAGGDFGNPLRKFKLVFLGEQSVAKTSLITRFRYDSFDNTYQAIIGIDFLSKTMYLEDGTIGLRLWDTAGQERLRSLIPRYIRDSAAAVVVYDITNVNSFQQTTKWIDDVRTERGSDVIITLVGNRTDLADKRQVSVEEGERKAKGLNVTFIETRAKAGYNVKQLFRRVAAALPGMESTQDGSREDMSDIKLEKPQEQTVSEGGCSCYSPMSSSTLPQKPPYSFIDCSVNIGLNLFPSLITFCNSSLLPVSWR; translated from the coding sequence ATGTCCGCGGGCGGAGACTTCGGGAATCCGCTGAGGAAATTCAAGCTGGTGTTCCTGGGGGAGCAAAGCGTTGCAAAGACATCTTTGATCACCAGATTCAGGTATGACAGTTTTGACAACACCTATCAGGCAATAATTGGCATTGACTTTTTATCAAAAACTATGTACTTGGAGGATGGAACAATCGGGCTTCGGCTGTGGGATACGGCGGGTCAGGAACGTCTCCGTAGCCTCATTCCCAGGTACATCCGTGATTCTGCTGCAGCTGTAGTAGTTTACGATATCACAAATGTTAACTCATTCCAGCAAACTACAAAGTGGATTGATGATGTCAGAACAGAAAGAGGAAGTGATGTTATCATCACGCTAGTAGGAAATAGAACAGATCTTGCTGACAAGAGGCAAGTGTCAgttgaggagggagagaggaaagccaAAGGGCTGAATGTTACGTTTATTGAAACTAGGGCAAAAGCTGGATACAATGTAAAGCAGCTCTTTCGACGTGTAGCAGCAGCTTTGCCGGGAATGGAAAGCACACAGGACGGAAGCAGAGAAGACATGAGTGACATAAAACTGGAAAAGCCTCAGGAGCAAACAGTCAGCGAAGGGGGTTGTTCCTGCTACTCTCCCATGTCATCTTCAACCCTTCCTCAGAAGCCCCCTTACTCTTTCATTGACTGCAGTGTGAATATTGGCTTGAACCTTTTCCCTTCATTAATAACGTTTTGCAATTCATCATTGCTGCCTGTCTCGTGGAGGTGA